The genomic window CTATAAGTGTCAATAAGTGCTAGCTAGCTATAAGCTATATTGCAAATTTTCTTGCATTCCAAGAAAATGGCAATAGGTAGTTCAATTGGTGTTCATGGTTGGGGAGACATGAAGAGTCTCACCGGCCAGTTCGTCACTGGACGGTGGTTCGTCATATTTGCTTCCTTTCTAATCATGGCAGCCGCCGGAGCCACCTACATGTTCGGCTTATACTCCCCCGTAATAAAAAAAGAACTTGGTTATGACCAAAGCACACTAAACCTCCTTAGTTTTTTCAAAGATTGCGGTACCAACGTTGGCGTCCTTTCAGGACTAATCAATGAACTCTATCCACCTTGGATAGTTTTAGCAATAGGTGCtattctcaatttttttggttacttcaTGATTTGGTTATCAGTTACCAAAAAAATAGCAACACCAAAAGTTTGGCAAATGTGTCTTTACATTTTCATAGGTGCTAATTCTCAATCTTTTGCAAACACTGGTTCACTTGTTACTTGTGTTAAGAATTTCCCCGAATCTCGTGGCGCGGTTTTGGGAGTTCTTAAAGGCTATGTTGGTCTTAGTGGTGCAATTATCACACAACTTTACTCTGCTATTTATTATGATGATTTAAAGGCTTTGATTTTGTTTATAGGTTGGTTTCCTGCTGCTATTTCTTTTGCTTTTCTTCGAACAATTCGTTATATGAAACCTGTTCGACAAGTTAACGAGCTTAaggttttttataatttcttgtATATTTCACTTGGTCTTGCTGGTTTTTTGTTGGTTATGATCATAATTCAAAAGAAGGTTAGTTTCTCACAGAGTGAATTTGGTGTAAGTGCTGCTGTGGTAATTTTCTGCCTTTTTCTTCCActtgttgttgtttttattgAAGAAAACAAGATTTGGAAGAGTAAAAAATTTGCTTTGGTTGATCCTTCACCAGTGAAAATAGTAACACAAAGTGAAACTGTTACTGaaactgaaaaagaaaaagaaaaagtcaaCTCTGTTGTTACAGTTCCAGCACCAAAAAAAGATACAAAATGGTATGAAGATGTGTTTAATCCACCAGCAAGAGGTGAGAATTATACAATACTTCAAGCACTTTTCAGCATAGACATGTTGATACTATTTGTAGCAAGTATTTGTGGTATTGGTGGAACATTGACAGCAATTGATAATCTTGGTCAGATAGGAACATCACTTAGATATCCAAAGAAAAGTATAAGCACTTTTGTGTCATTAGTAAGTATTTGGAATTATTTAGGACGTGTTTTCTCAGGATTTGTTTCAGAACATTTTCTAACAAAGTATAGATTTCCCCGTCCTCTTATGCTTACTTTAACAATGTTTGTCTCTTGTATTGGACATCTTTTGATAGCATTTGATGTTAAAAATGGTCTCTACATAGCTTCTGTGATTattggtttttgttttggtGCTCAATGGCCATTACTTTTTGCCATAATTTCAGAACTTTTTGGACTTAAATATTATGCAACTTTGTATAATTTTGGAAGTGTTGCAAGTCCACTTGGGTTATATGTCCTTAATGTTAGGATCACTGGTCATATATATGACAAAGAAGGTACAAAACAATTAGAAGCACTTGGACTAAAGAGAAAAGAAGGACAACAATTGAATTGTGTTGGTGTTGATTGTTTCAAGTTATCTTTCATTATCATTGCAGCTGCTACTTTTTTTGGTGCTGCTATTTCACTTATTTTGGTGGCTAGGACAAGAAAGTTTTACAAAGGTGACATATACAAGAGATTCAGAGAAGAAGCTATGGTGACAGAAGCTGAAATGTTGGAGAAAAAGAACATGGAAAAGACAGAAGAAGATGCCAAAGTTGGTCAGCAACATGTGGTAACATCTTAGAATCAGGATATATATGGATAAAGAAGATCCACACATTCAAAGTA from Trifolium pratense cultivar HEN17-A07 linkage group LG1, ARS_RC_1.1, whole genome shotgun sequence includes these protein-coding regions:
- the LOC123899970 gene encoding protein NUCLEAR FUSION DEFECTIVE 4-like, whose amino-acid sequence is MAIGSSIGVHGWGDMKSLTGQFVTGRWFVIFASFLIMAAAGATYMFGLYSPVIKKELGYDQSTLNLLSFFKDCGTNVGVLSGLINELYPPWIVLAIGAILNFFGYFMIWLSVTKKIATPKVWQMCLYIFIGANSQSFANTGSLVTCVKNFPESRGAVLGVLKGYVGLSGAIITQLYSAIYYDDLKALILFIGWFPAAISFAFLRTIRYMKPVRQVNELKVFYNFLYISLGLAGFLLVMIIIQKKVSFSQSEFGVSAAVVIFCLFLPLVVVFIEENKIWKSKKFALVDPSPVKIVTQSETVTETEKEKEKVNSVVTVPAPKKDTKWYEDVFNPPARGENYTILQALFSIDMLILFVASICGIGGTLTAIDNLGQIGTSLRYPKKSISTFVSLVSIWNYLGRVFSGFVSEHFLTKYRFPRPLMLTLTMFVSCIGHLLIAFDVKNGLYIASVIIGFCFGAQWPLLFAIISELFGLKYYATLYNFGSVASPLGLYVLNVRITGHIYDKEGTKQLEALGLKRKEGQQLNCVGVDCFKLSFIIIAAATFFGAAISLILVARTRKFYKGDIYKRFREEAMVTEAEMLEKKNMEKTEEDAKVGQQHVVTS